Below is a genomic region from Catenuloplanes atrovinosus.
GACCTTGACGTCGGCCGGCAGCGCGTCCCGGACCAGTGATGCGTGCGCCTCGCCGAACACCACCAGCGTGGGCTCGCCCGCGGCCACGCCGTCCAGCAGGAACGGCATCACGATGGCCAGCAGTTCGTCGGGGCCGGAGTAGAACGCGGCCTCGTGGAAGTAGCCCCGGTGCCCGGCCGCCGCGCCCGTGCGCGCCGGGGAGGGGAGGCGGGCGGGGATGTCCACGCCCTCCAGTCTATGCCCGCGCCACCCGCCGTCCACCAGTGCCGAAAAACCGCATAAATGGGTAAAAACCCGCCCGGGGGATCGTTTTCCCAGCCGTACCCCCGGGCGGGTTGGATCTAGAGGGACCAGTCCCGGACCTCGGGCATGTCCTCCAGGTGCTCGACCACGTAGGCCTCGTGCTCGGCGAGCTTCTGCTTGCACCAGTCCTTCAGGTCCGCCGCGCCGCGCGGCAGCCGGGTGGCGTTGTTGATCGCGTCCATCACGAGGTGGTAGCGCGACGCCCGGTTCCGTACCGTCATGTCGAACGGCGTGGTGGTGGTGCCCTCCTCGACGAAGCCGCGCACCCGGAACCGGTCCGCGTCCGGCCGGCCGTGGATGAGCTGGTGGATCGCGCCCGGGTAGCCGTGGAACGCGAAGACCACGTCGACCGTGTCGGTGAACAGCTCCGTGAACCGGGTCTCGCTCATGCCGTGCGGGTGGTCCTTCGGCCGGACCAGGCCCATCAGGTCGACCACGTTGACCACGCGCACGGAGAGCTGCGGCAGCCGCTCCTTGAGGATCTGCGCCGCGGCCACGGTCTCCATGGTCACCACGTCGCCGGCGCAGGCCAGCACGATGTCCGGGTCGCGGCTGCCGTCGTCGGTGCCGGCCCAGGCCCAGATGCCGGCGCCGCGCGCGGCGTGCTCGACCGCCTCGTCCATGGTCAGCCACTGCGGCTGCGGCTGCTTGTCGATCACGATCAGGTTGATGTACGACCGCGACCGCAGGCAGTGGTCCGCCACGCTGAGCAGCGTGTTGGCGTCCGGCGGCAGGTAGACCCGGGCGATGTCGCCGCGCTGGGTGAGCACCACCTGGATCAGGCCGGGGCCCTGGTGCGAGAAGCCGTTGTGGTCGTTGCGCCAGGCCGTGGACGTTAGCAGGATGTTCAGGCTCGGCACCTTGGCCCGCCAGTCCAGCCGGCGCGACTCCTGCAGCCACTTGCCGTGCTGCACGGTCTGCGACGCGGAGACCATGGCGAACGCCTCGTAGGTGGCGAACATGCCGTGCCGGCCGGTCAGGTTGTAGCCCTCCAGCCAGCCGTGGCAGTTGTGCTCGGAGAGCACCTCCATCACGCGGCCGTCCCGGCTGATCGCGGTGTCGTGCTCGAACGTCTGCTCCATGAACCCGCGGTCGGACGCCTCGAAGACCGCGCCGAGCCGGTTGCTGTTCGTCTCGTCCGGGCAGAACAGCCGGAACCGGTCGTCGTTCGCGCGGTAGACGTCGCGCAGCAGCTCGCCGAGCTTGCGGGTGGACTCCGCCTTGATCGTCGCGGGCGCCGGCACGTCGATCGCGTACCGCCGGAAGTCCGGGATGTCCAGGTCCTTGGTGAGCAGGCCGCCGTTCGCGTGCGGGTTCGCGCTCATCCGCAGCGTGCCGCCCGGGTTCAGCCGGGTGACCAGCTCGACCGGCCGGCCGT
It encodes:
- a CDS encoding phosphoketolase family protein, coding for MTVTTVDENLLQTLGEPGEDEIASLDAWWRANNYLTVGQIYLRANALLREPLTAEHIKPRLLGHWGTSPGLSFIYAHVSRLIQRTGQEAIYLAGPGHGGPALVAAGYLEGTYSEVYPRVSLDEAGMTRLFRQFSAPGGIPSHVSVTTPGSIHEGGELGYVLVHAFGSVMDNPDLLSIAVVGDGEAETGPLEGSWKGVSFINPARDGAVLPILHLNGAKIAGPTVLARKSPQEVHALLEGHGYDVIEVSGADLPGMHKRFAAALADAWGRIRAIQESARGGGWDGSRPRWPLIIMRTPKGWTGPDEVDGTQVAGTWRSHQVPLSGVRENADHLRMLEEWMRSYRPEELFDDNGRPVELVTRLNPGGTLRMSANPHANGGLLTKDLDIPDFRRYAIDVPAPATIKAESTRKLGELLRDVYRANDDRFRLFCPDETNSNRLGAVFEASDRGFMEQTFEHDTAISRDGRVMEVLSEHNCHGWLEGYNLTGRHGMFATYEAFAMVSASQTVQHGKWLQESRRLDWRAKVPSLNILLTSTAWRNDHNGFSHQGPGLIQVVLTQRGDIARVYLPPDANTLLSVADHCLRSRSYINLIVIDKQPQPQWLTMDEAVEHAARGAGIWAWAGTDDGSRDPDIVLACAGDVVTMETVAAAQILKERLPQLSVRVVNVVDLMGLVRPKDHPHGMSETRFTELFTDTVDVVFAFHGYPGAIHQLIHGRPDADRFRVRGFVEEGTTTTPFDMTVRNRASRYHLVMDAINNATRLPRGAADLKDWCKQKLAEHEAYVVEHLEDMPEVRDWSL